In Anthonomus grandis grandis chromosome 6, icAntGran1.3, whole genome shotgun sequence, one DNA window encodes the following:
- the LOC126737246 gene encoding sodium-independent sulfate anion transporter-like has translation MINTWELMARLLPIWKFIKKYNGADALCDLVAGITVGLTLIPQVIAYASLAGLEPQYGLYSALCGGIVYAIFGTIPELNIAPTALLSLLTYQYTHKVTFGNVKAAIMLTFFAGILELLCGILHLGFLIDFVSTPVVSAFTSAGAITIASSQIKNLFGLKYNAENFIQVWKNFFMHISEVQLWDTALGFGCIIVLLAMRTLKDYGEPPVSTEKTPEKSSTYKKIIWFISVGRNAMVVVGCAFMAYIFKIYDHKPFALTSKVPSGFPSFSVPLKPIEASNGTSGTDISQMLAELGYSIAVIPFIAIIANVGIAKAFAHGKVVDASQEMVAVGLCNIAGSFFGSYPVNASFSRAAVSSASGVRTPLSGIYTGIMVMLAFTFLTPYFPYIPKATLAAVIICAVVFMVEVAITKMIWRINRLDMIPFIITFICCLLMGIEVGILIGILVEVCKLMYFTSRPKIMVKKIHGRRTYVRVTLNSLVFFSSAEYCREKIFQCVLDSGQMFSLVLVDCTQTTDMDFTAGKCFESLIKDLKKIDKSLIFLASNEHISKMLQASCGKDVVICKSEEEFDVSCPGKINAVSNGDMETVTTQM, from the exons ATGATCAATACTTGGGAACTTATGGCCAGACTATTGCCCATATGGAAGttcattaaaaagtacaatGGGGCCGATGCTTTATGTGATCTCGTTGCCGGTATTACTGTGGGACTTACCCTTATACCTCAGGTTATCGCTTACGCTTCACTGGCTGGATTAGAACCACAG TATGGCCTATATTCAGCCCTATGCGGTGGAATAGTTTATGCAATCTTCGGCACAATCCCAGAACTGAATATAGCCCCTACGGCCCTTCTCTCCCTCTTAACTTATCAGTATACCCATAAAGTGACTTTTGGTAACGTTAAGGCAGCCATTATGCTCACCTTTTTCGCTGGGATATTGGAGCTCCTTTGTGGCATCTTACATTTAG ggTTTCTTATTGATTTTGTTTCGACTCCTGTGGTGTCAGCCTTCACCTCTGCAGGGGCCATAACAATCGCTTCCTCTCAAATCAAAAACCTTTTTGGACTCAAGTACAATGCGGAAAACTTTATTCAAGTGTGGAAAAACTTCTTTATGCATATAAGTGAAGTTCAGTTATGGGATACTGCACTGGGGTTCGGCTGTATAATAGTGTTGCTTGCCATGAGG acCCTTAAAGATTACGGAGAGCCCCCAGTGTCAACTGAAAAAACCCCGGAAAAGTCATCAACTTACAAGAAGATTATATGGTTCATTTCAGTAGGCAGGAATGCCATGGTAGTGGTGGGTTGTGCATTTATGGcctatatttttaagatttatgaTCATAAACCTTTCGCTTTAACAT CAAAAGTACCCTCGGGGTTCCCAAGTTTTTCCGTACCATTGAAACCCATTGAGGCAAGTAATGGTACCAGTGGCACGGACATTTCTCAAATGTTGGCAGAACTTGGCTACAGCATTGCAGTTATTCCTTTTATCGCTATTATTGCTAATGTTGGTATTGCAAAGGCTTTTG CTCATGGTAAAGTGGTGGACGCGTCGCAAGAAATGGTTGCCGTAGGTTTGTGCAATATTGCCGGATCATTTTTCGGATCGTACCCTGTTAACGCGTCGTTTTCCAGGGCGGCGGTGAGCAGTGCCAGTGGCGTGCGCACCCCTTTATCGGGCATTTATACCG GTATAATGGTAATGTTGGCATTCACCTTTTTAACCCCGTACTTTCCGTACATCCCTAAAGCGACGTTGGCGGCAGTGATTATTTGTGCCGTAGTGTTTATGGTTGAAGTAGCCATTACCAAAATGATATGGAGGATAAAcc GGTTGGATATGATCCCTTTTATAATTACTTTTATATGCTGTCTCCTGATGGGAATAGAAGTAGGGATCCTTATTGGGATATTGGTGGAAGTTTGCAAGCTGATGTACTTCACTTCCAGGCCTAAAATTATGGTGAAAAAG ATTCACGGTAGACGTACTTATGTGAGAGTCACCCTTAACTCTTTAGTTTTCTTTTCGTCGGCTGAATATTGCAGAGAGAAAATTTTCCAGTGTGTTTTGGATTCGGGACAAATGTTCTCTTTAGTACTTGTTGACTGCACTCAGACCACCGACATGGACTTTACTGCTGGAAAG TGCTTTGAATCCTTGATTAAAgacctgaaaaaaattgataaaagtcTGATATTCTTGGCGTCCAATGAGCACATCTCGAAAATGTTACAAGCGTCTTGTGGTAAAGACGTTGTGATTTGCAAGTCTGAGGAGGAGTTCGATGTGTCTTGTCCAG